ACGCACGCATCTCTCTATGGAAAGACTTGAAAGTTCACTCAAGTAACTATACAGTCCGTTGGAAAGGGGAGGAGATGTTGGGGAAGAGAGAACTGTCCCATTCACCCTCAGCCATCTGTCCACTGCCTCTCCCACCTGCCAGCCCCGACCTCCACTCCAGACGTGCAGTAGATGGGGTGCAGTGGAAAGTGGAGGCAGTCCTAACATCCCCCTCCAGAAAAAGGAACAGGGAGAGTTCGGAATGTTTGTAGGAATTGCGTTCCGGCCTTCCGAGCGCTAGAGATTGCACGCAGGCTCCCAAGTCCTTAAGAGCCAGCAGATGGCCTGCAGCTCAAGGCCCGGCCCCCACGCTGGCCACGTTTGATAGCGtcatccccctcccccttctcctacCCCCTCAAACTCCAGCAGTGGAGTTGCTTCGGATCTCAGAGGGCTCCCCTAGCAAAGCTGAGTGGGGAGGAGAAAGGGGCGGAGAGAGCAAGGAATGAGGGAGGGCAGAGAAGAGCCCAGCAACCCCGGCCTCTTCCAGCAAGCTTGGTTTCAAGGGCTTAGTCGTCCCTGGGGATCGAATTACAGAGGCTCCTCATGGCCATGCTAATGACGAGCGGGGGTTGGAAAAGAAGGCTGGGGAGACCCTCGTTGGAGGAGGGAAGTTTCTTTTCTTGCTCTCGTACCTTCCATTCCCACCCGGGTTCCCCGCAGTCAGTTCTTGGCGCACTACCTTCTCCATTCCGAGCTTGGAGAGCTAGTGGCCTAGCCTCGCCCTCCTCCAGCGTTTTTCGAGCTCCTTAAGGCCCCACGGCCTCACAGCCGAGATTGTACGGTGGAATTACCCTGGGACTCGGGCGCGGTTAGGACTGGATTCCCACCCTTCCTGCTCCGCGCTCTCGGGACTGGGCCGAGGTACTTGCGGCCACCCAGCGAGCTCTAGCCCACGGATTCCCACCCCAGGGGAGCCAGGAGCCCTCTTCCCTTCTCACCTCTTGCCAGTTCATCTTTCAGAGCGTGGTGGGGAGGAGGCGGAGGCGGGGGATGCCTCCCAGCTCCCACCTCCTGGGGGGAGGGGGCGAGCGGAGTCGGGAGCGCGCAGAAGGCAGCTTCTGCTCCCTTCGCCCCAGCGCTCGGAATCTGTCGTTGCAGCCGCTGCAGCTGCTGCCGTCGCCTGGGCTGCCTGGGGGGGCTGCTGCGCGTCACCTAGACAGAGGAGCGCCGGGGATTTAAATGCCACTGAAACGGTGATCCATCACCGCCGGAGCCGGCAAACTTTAGCAGGAGGCTTAGCCATTGGCTGGCGAAATCACGTGCCCATCCCTAGAGCCCTCCGCCCTCTAGCCCCCCCTCGTGCGCACTGTACATTcatatcatttttcttctccGGCCCCATGGAGGAAGTGAGAAAGTTGGCACGATCACCCAGGGCTTCGCAGGACCCGGTCGCTCAGTGACAGATGGACAATGCAAGAATGAGCTCCTTCCTGGAATACCCTATACTTAGCAGTGGTGATTCTGGGACTTGCTCAGCGCGAGCCTACCCCTCCGATCATGGGATTACAACTTTCCAGTCGTGTGCGGTCAGTGCCAACAGCTGCAGCGGCGACGACCGCTTTCTTGTGGGCAGGGGTGTGCAGATCAGCTCGccacaccaccatcaccaccaccaccaccaccaccaccacccccagccgGCCACTTACCAGACTTCTGGGAACCTGGGGGTGTCCTACTCCCACTCGGGTTGTGGTCCAAGCTATGGCGCGCAGAACTTCGGTGCGCCTTACGGCCCCTATGGGTTAAATCAGGAAGCAGACGTAAGTGGTGGGTACTCCCCGTGCGCTTCCGCTGTTTACTCTGGAAATCTCTCATCTCCCATGGtccagcatcaccaccaccaccagggtTATGCTGGGGGCACGGTGGGTTCGCCTCAGTACATTCACCACTCATATGGACAAGAGCACCAGAGCCTGACCCTGGCCACGTATAATAACTCCTTGTCCCCTCTCCACGCCAGCCACCAAGAAGCCTGTCGCTCCCCTGCGTCGGAGACGTCTTCTCCAGCGCAGACCTTTGACTGGATGAAAGTCAAAAGAAATCCTCCCAAAACAGGTCAGTCCTGCCGACAAGTGGATGAGTCTTGATGAGCTGGTTCACTTAGTTTCCGAAGAaatttaataatgattttttagaAAGCTTCTTGCTTTCAACTCGCGCTGTAGGGTGTGGGAAGAGTGTACCAGGTGTGTTGGGGCAAAGGAGTCTTTCGTACTGATGTGTTTTCAAATGGGCTGAGGTTG
This is a stretch of genomic DNA from Ictidomys tridecemlineatus isolate mIctTri1 chromosome 2, mIctTri1.hap1, whole genome shotgun sequence. It encodes these proteins:
- the Hoxa1 gene encoding homeobox protein Hox-A1 isoform X2, whose translation is MDNARMSSFLEYPILSSGDSGTCSARAYPSDHGITTFQSCAVSANSCSGDDRFLVGRGVQISSPHHHHHHHHHHHHPQPATYQTSGNLGVSYSHSGCGPSYGAQNFGAPYGPYGLNQEADPPRSLSLPCVGDVFSSADL
- the Hoxa1 gene encoding homeobox protein Hox-A1 isoform X1 → MDNARMSSFLEYPILSSGDSGTCSARAYPSDHGITTFQSCAVSANSCSGDDRFLVGRGVQISSPHHHHHHHHHHHHPQPATYQTSGNLGVSYSHSGCGPSYGAQNFGAPYGPYGLNQEADVSGGYSPCASAVYSGNLSSPMVQHHHHHQGYAGGTVGSPQYIHHSYGQEHQSLTLATYNNSLSPLHASHQEACRSPASETSSPAQTFDWMKVKRNPPKTGKVGEYGYVGQPNAVRTNFTTKQLTELEKEFHFNKYLTRARRVEIAASLQLNETQVKIWFQNRRMKQKKREKEGLLPISPATPPGSDEKTEESSEKSSSSPCVPSPGSSTSDTLTTSH